In one Myxocyprinus asiaticus isolate MX2 ecotype Aquarium Trade chromosome 1, UBuf_Myxa_2, whole genome shotgun sequence genomic region, the following are encoded:
- the mad2l1 gene encoding mitotic spindle assembly checkpoint protein MAD2A codes for MSKTLKGITLKGSAELVAEFFSFGINSILYQRGIYPAETFTRVTQYDMSLQLTTDTKLKNYLTNVVSQLKEWLFECTVQKLVVVITCLETNEVLERWQFDIDCDKTAKESSAPREKSIKAIQEEIRSVIRQITATVTFLPLLETACAFDLLIYTDKDLEVPEQWEESGPQLIDQSEEVRLRSFTTSIHKVNSMVAYKKTNSM; via the exons ATGTCCAAGACATTGAAGGGAATCACACTGAAGGGGAGCGCGGAACTTGTTGCTGAATTTTTCT CATTTGGTATCAACAGTATCTTGTACCAGCGAGGAATCTACCCAGCAGAGACCTTCACCAGAGTCACGCAGTATGACATGAGCCTTCAGCTGACCACAGACACCAAGCTGAAGAACTACCTCACCAATGTCGTCTCACAACTCAAAG aatggTTATTTGAATGCACTGTGCAGAAGCTGGTTGTGGTCATCACATGCCTGGAGACGAATGAGGTGCTCGAGCGATGGCAGTTTGACATAGATTGCGACAAGACGGCAAAGGAGAGCAG TGCCCCCAGGGAGAAGTCCATAAAAGCCATTCAAGAGGAAATCCGTTCCGTTATCAGGCAGATCACAGCCACAGTCACCTTCTTGCCTTTGTTAGAGACTGCAT GCGCCTTCGACCTTCTGATCTACACAGACAAAGACCTGGAGGTGCCTGAGCAGTGGGAGGAGTCTGGTCCTCAACTCATCGACCAATCAGAAGAGGTCCGCTTGCGGTCCTTCACTACTTCCATTCACAAGGTGAACAGTATGGTGGCCTACAAGAAGACAAACTCCATGTAA